The sequence TAATTTTGTAATATACTAAGAAATATGATGATGATGGAaatttataatatgataattattaaaattatttgttcAGATTAGATTCAACTTTAATTTAGATATATAGTAATAGATGACTATCTTGGTTTTAAAGGACTTGAAGTCGATTAtaagaaaatgtttttactTGTTATGAATGTGACGATTAAACAGTGATATACACAGAAAAATTCATGAATGATTTGAAGCACAAATAGAAAGAGATTCTACCTTCAATCTTATCTTTTCAATAAAATGACAAAAGTCATTATGAGGATTAAGACCGTCCGGACACATGTGATTCGTTCACATTAGTAGATACTCCCGAAAAGTTTACTAAAACTATCAAGTACTTAAAATATAAATGGATGATgaaaaatttggaaaatattaagaaaaaaaattgagttatGAATTCGATATTTCTCAGAAAGAATACATGTTATTTGGTCATAatacactacaaaaaaatatttgtatatggATATGTTATATCGATTAATGATTGTTtgataatattcaaaatatatttgatcttGGAGTATCAAATATAAACATCAATTGAAGACGATGTGACCGATCTTTTATAAGGGCATtactaatatcaaattttgagaaaatatacGAATACCGAGCAATGACTTATAGATTTCGTGCGATGTCTGCGATATGGGAAGTAATTCAGACTATATTATGTATGACTTGTTTATGAATTTTCTCGAGCGttttttcatatcaaaattttaatgagGCGGTTAGACATAAGTATGAGATGTCCTACTCTTTTTCCGAGTTTTTATACCATTGAGTTTTTCCTAATAAATTTTTAACGGGGCACATCCATCATCAAGAGAACAtacaaaaagaaatatatattgatGTACTATTTTTCATTCGCTCAAGTATTTCCCATTGAGTTTTATTGTAAAGGTTTTAACGAGATAACACTTGACTCTTCATGAATTTTTCAAACAACCATCTTGTCAAATGAAAGATTCACCGAATTAGTTGTTGTGTAGATAATCATTTAAGGAAGAGTGTTATGATATGATCATGAATGAAGATAGATTTTCTATTAAGATATATATCTCATTCTTTctatatataaatttgtattttaccattatataatatacaaataatttctaatgttttaattttaatataatctcttgatttttttatatgaaaactatttttaaaactttaatatatatatacacgtatCATGCGCAAATCAAATGATAttgattataatataaaatgattTTGTAGGATTTATCCGACAGATAAATATTCATGTGGTTTGTGTAGTGATTCACTCTACAAAGACACGAAAGTCTTGCTACAGTTACGATAGACCCGCTCCGTTAGTCTACAATCCAAAacttatacaatatttttaagtatacataataagaaaataaaagttgagaaaaatatatatatagttaaaaCAGTGAGATTCAGATAGATATATCGAGATacgttttctaaaaaaaaaatgtatgttcaaaaatacaaaaactcttgtgagatgatgtcataagtcaattttgtgagtcccacatgaaaaaatattactttttattgtaagtaTGAGTCGAAAAATACATCGAAATTTACTCTTTTCCCAAAGTTTGATCTTTTTACattgttgttttttttgttttggcaaaaacttgtatgagaatGTCTCACGGGtcttattttatgagacggatctcttatttgggtcatccatgaaaaaatattactttttatgctaagagtattactttttattgtgaatatcggtatgatcgacccgtctcacagataaagattagtaaaaccgtctcacaaaacacttttttttttttgaggtaTAAATCAATCTATTCAATAGATTATGAACTGATCGGCATGTGGCATGTATGGAAAAACCGAAAACGTAATATACGAGGATATTACGCGAAACACATGAaagattataaattaaattatgcatAATAAAAAGTCAACAAAAAACTAATATaaaagtaaataataataataataataaataaataaataaacaaatgaaCGGATAATAAATAAGAGAAGACAAAATCTAATTTACAAATTATCTTAATCTTAAATTCCCAAGAAACTCTTATCTTTTTTTATCCATATTTTTTCCCACGGGCCCTACAACATAAATAACACTCCTTTTTcgaattattattaatattttagaataaaaaatttaaaaaaattaaatagaaataTCCATTAATTacgaaaaatttataaataaatatatatatatatatatataatgtttaaatttattaatatataatcgGATAAAGATTAATgaaaacaatataaatataGCTTCAACCAAGTCCAACCATCTTCACTATATATAGGAGACCCCTCAAGCCTACTTTTCGTTCATTCATTCATTCGTTCACCAAGATCCTATTATTCAATCGCGATGGCTCCAGTAAGCAGCAGCAATCTGATCGTAAGTTTCGGGGAGATGTTGATCGATTTCGTCCCGACGGTCTCCGGCGTGTCCCTGGCGGAGGCGCCCGGTTTCTTGAAAGCCCCCGGCGGCGCACCGGCGAACGTCGCCATAGCCGTGTCGAGGCTAGGCGGAAAGGCGGCTTTCGTAGGGAAGCTCGGGGACGATGAGTTCGGGCACATGCTCGCAGGGATACTGAAGGAGAACGGCGTCTCCGCCGACGGCGTCAATTTCGACAAGGGGGCGAGGACGGCCCTGGCCTTCGTAACTCTACGCGCCGACGGGGAGCGTGAGTTCATGTTCTACAGGAACCCCAGCGCCGACATGCTGCTCAACCCTGACGAACTCAACTTGGATCTCATCAGATCTGTAAGTGTGtgtgttttcttcttgttcttcgttTGGATTGTGATGGAGTCGCGTGGGGAACACGCGTAATTATCATTTCGTGGTTTTCGGTTGTTTTGTTTTATCTTTCATTTAATTCTtgggtcaaatttttttttattttaattgcacaATTAATTACGATATTTGGTGGAGAAATATATGCAAAAGTTGAAAGAAAAAAGGTAAAATTGTAGAATCTCTAATATAGATTATCAAATTATGGATATTTTACACATGCATGACCCAGCCGAGCCAGAAAAATGAAGTCagaatatcaaaaaaattataaaaattttaggaGAACAAGTACAAAGTGTAAAGATAAGAAATTTAAGTAAAAtaactttataaaaataaaaattgaaaggaCGATCTGGTTTCATTAAATCAGAAATAGATAAATCATTGAATTCGAATATATTATagatttgacaaaaacttgtgtgacatagtctcacagatcgtattttgtgagatagatatgaaaaagtattactttttatgataagagtattactttttattgtgaatatcggtagggttgacccgtctcatatataagattcgtgagaccgtctcagaaGGGACTAGATTTTTATGATTGTTTGATTTTCTCCAATTTAGAGAACATAAATAGAATTTTGATAATGTacgatttaatattttttttataaaaattgggtacgataataaatttttttttataaaatttaattatcatattagtagtgaaaatttgataattgaaatatctaaagagagagagagagagagagatttgTTAAGATGGTTAAATCCGCGCGATAATATCCCGATTTGACTCCAACTAATGGATTGAATGATTCAGAAGTCAATTTATCGGACctgaaaaataacaaataaaggAGGGTCCCCACAGTGGAACTGATTTCAGTATCCCGATTATTTATCTTGAATCTTTTGTATATTTCTTGAGAATCTAACATGTGGATAGATAGAACATTGTCTCTTTTCAATAAGATAAAATTTCCCAGAATATTATAAATCAATTTCATCAcacagatatcttatttaaatcatttatataaaaatttgattttttatgtcaaaaatattattttttattgtgttgACCTGTCTAATGAAAAAGATACTTGAGTCTGTCTCATacctaatatttaaatatatatattatatacatacatgcatacataCAGACAGACACGTGTATGTTTCTATATGTagatgtaaatatatatatttaatattgaaCAAAAACTCTATCAAtgttaaaaatatctatatctTATCAATTCGCTAAAATTATCACatgcaaataattattataattgattaggcaaaattattataattgagattagacaaaaacttgtgtgggacggtctcacgggtcgtattttgtgagacagatatcttatttgggttatccatgaaaaagtattactttttattgtgaatatcgatagggttgacccgtctcacagataaagattcgtgagaccgtctcataagagacctactcaattgATTATTAGATAATCTTAacgaaatttattttgaaagattttaattttaatataatatctagaTTTTTACACAAAACTTAATATTACTTGACATCATACANNNNNNNNNNNNNNNNNNNNNNNNNNNNNNNNNNNNNNNNNNNNNNNNNNNNNNNNNNNNNNNNNNNNNNNNNNNNNNNNNNNNNNNNNNNNNNNNNNNNNNNNNNNNNNNNNNNNNNNNNNNNNNNNNNNNNNNNNNNNNNNNNNNNNNNNNNNNNNNNNNNNNNNNNNNNNNNNNNNNNNNNNNNNNNNNNNNNNNNNNNNNNNNNNNNNNNNNNNNNNNNNNNNNNNNNNNNNNNNNNNNNNNNNNNNNNNNNNNNNNNNNNNNNNNNNNNNNNNNNNNNNNNNNNNNNNNNNNNNNNNNNNNNNNNNNNNNNNNNNNNNNNNNNNNNNNNNNNNNNNNNNNNNNNNNNNNNNNNNNNNNNNNNNNNNNNNNNNNNNNNNNNNNNNNNNNNNNNNNNNNNNNNNNNNNNNNNNNNNNNNNNNNNNNNNNNNNNNNNNNNNNNNNNNNNNNNNNNNNNNNNNNNNNNNNNNNNNNNNNNNNNNNNNNNNNNNNNNNNNNNNNNNNNNNNNNNNNNNNNNNNNNNNNNNNNNNNNNNNNNNNNNNNNNNNNNNNNNNNNNNNNNNNNNNNNNNNNNNNNNNNNNNNNNNNNNNNNNNNNNNNNNNNNNNNNNNNNNNNNNNNNNNNNNNNNNNNNNNNNNNNNNNNNNNNNNNNNNNNNNNNNNNNNNNNNNNNNNNNNNNNNNNNNNNNNNNNNNNNNNNNNNNNNNNNNNNNNNNNNNNNNNNNNNNNNNNNNNNNNNNNNNNNNNNNNNNNNNNNNNNNNNNNNNNNNNNNNNNNNNNNNNNNNNNNNNNNNNNNNNNNNNNNNNNNNNNNNNNNNNNNNNNNNNNNNNNNNNNNNNNNNNNNNNNNNNNNNNNNNNNNNNNNNNNNNNNNNNNNNNNNNNNNNNNNNNNNNNNNNNNNNNNNNNNNNNNNNNNNNNNNNNNNNNNNNNNNNNNNNNNNNNNNNNNNNNNNNNNNNNNNNNNNNNNNNNNNNNNNNNNNNNNNNNNNNNNNNNNNNNNNNNNNNNNNNNNNNNNNNNNNNNNNNNNNNNNNNNNNNNNNNNNNNNNNNNNNNNNNNNNNNNNNNNNNNNNNNNNNNNNNNNNNNNNNNNNNNNNNNNNNNNNNNNNNNNNNNNNNNNNNNNNNNNNNNNNNNNNNNNNNNNNNNNNNNNNNNNNNNNNNNNNNNNNNNNNNNNNNNNNNNNNNNNNNNNNNNNNNNNNNNNNNNNNNNNNNNNNNNNNNNNNNNNNNNNNNNNNNNNNNNNNNNNNNNNNNNNNNNNNNNNNNNNNNNNNNNNNNNNNNNNNNNNNNNNNNNNNNNNNNNNNNNNNNNNNNNNNNNNNNNNNNNNNNNNNNNNNNNNNNNNNNNNNNNNNNNNNNNNNNNNNNNNNNNNNNNNNNNNNNNNNNNNNNNNNNNNNNNNNNNNNNNNNNNNNNNNNNNNNNNNNNNNNNNNNNNNNNNNNNNNNNNNNNNNNNNNNNNNNNNNNNNNNNNNNNNNNNNNNNNNNNNNNNNNNNNNNNNNNNNNNNNNNNNNNNNNNNNNNNNNNNNNNNNNNNNNNNNNNNNNNNNNNNNNNNNNNNNNNNNNNNNNNNNNNNNNNNNNNNNNNNNNNNNNNNNNNNNNNNNNNNNNNNNNNNNNNNNNNNNNNNNNNNNNNNNNNNNNNNNNNNNNNNNNNNNNNNNNNNNNNNNNNNNNNNNNNNNNNNNNNNNNNNNNNNNNNNNNNNNNNNNNNNNNNNNNNNNNNNNNNNNNNNNNNNNNNNNNNNNNNNNNNNNNNNNNNNNNNNNNNNNNNNNNNNNNNNNNNNNNNNNNNNNNNNNNNNNNNNNNNNNNNNNNNNNNNNNNNNNNNNNNNNNNNNNNNNNNNNNNNNNNNNNNNNNNNNNNNNNNNNNNNNNNNNNNNNNNNNNNNNNNNNNNNNNNNNNNNNNNNNNNNNNNNNNNNNNNNNNNNNNNNNNNNNNNNNNNNNNNNNNNNNNNNNNNNNNNNNNNNNNNNNNNNNNNNNNNNNNNNNNNNNNNNNNNNNNNNNNNNNNNNNNNNNNNNNNNNNNNNNNNNNNNNNNNNNNNNNNNNNNNNNNNNNNNNNNNNNNNNNNNNNNNNNNNNNNNNNNNNNNNNNNNNNNNNNNNNNNNNNNNNNNNNNNNNNNNNNNNNNNNNNNNNNNNNNNNNNNNNNNNNNNNNNNNNNNNNNNNNNNNNNNNNNNNNNNNNNNNNNNNNNNNNNNNNNNNNNNNNNNNNNNNNNNNNNNNNNNNNNNNNNNNNNNNNNNNNNNNNNNNNNNNNNNNNNNNNNNNNNNNNNNNNNNNNNNNNNNNNNNNNNNNNNNNNNNNNNNNNNNNNNNNNNNNNNNNNNNNNNNNNNNNNNNNNNNNNNNNNNNNNNNNNNNNNNNNNNNNNNNNNNNNNNNNNNNNNNNNNNNNNNNNNNNNNNNNNNNNNNNNNNNNNNNNNNNNNNNNNNNNNNNNNNNNNNNNNNNNNNNNNNNNNNNNNNNNNNNNNNNNNNNNNNNNNNNNNNNNNNNNNNNNNNNNNNNNNNNNNNNNNNNNNNNNNNNNNNNNNNNNNNNNNNNNNNNNNNNNNNNNNNNNNNNNNNNNNNNNNNNNNNNNNNNNNNNNNNNNNNNNNNNNNNNNNNNNNNNNNNNNNNNNNNNNNNNNNNNNNNNNNNNNNNNNNNNNNNNNNNNNNNNNNNNNNNNNNNNNNNNNNNNNNNNNNNNNNNNNNNNNNNNNNNNNNNNNNNNNNNNNNNNNNNNNNNNNNNNNNNNNNNNNNNNNNNNNNNNNNNNNNNNNNNNNNNNNNNNNNNNNNNNNNNNNNNNNNNNNNNNNNNNNNNNNNNNNNNNNNNNNNNNNNNNNNNNNNNNNNNNNNNNNNNNNNNNNNNNNNNNNNNNNNNNNNNNNNNNNNNNNNNNNNNNNNNNNNNNNNNNNNNNNNNNNNNNNNNNNNNNNNNNNNNNNNNNNNNNNNNNNNNNNNNNNNNNNNNNNNNNNNNNNNNNNNNNNNNNNNNNNNNNNNNNNNNNNNNNNNNNNNNNNNNNNNNNNNNNNNNNNNNNNNNNNNNNNNNNNNNNNNNNNNNNNNNNNNNNNNNNNNNNNNNNNNNNNNNNNNNNNNNNNNNNNNActtttatgaatatatatatatatatataatttctttgaactaataattatttaacataaataacATCTTcactttgaaataaatttatttacttatttaaaaagtaaatatgtttaatatatgaaaaaaatcacaattaatttaacaaaatcaaaatttcaatcccCATGTCTATTCAACATGCATAAATGATTAATCAatacaattttaatttataagcaTATATaacaatttaatcaatatagataaataactaatcaaaatattatgaaatttgataaatttcaCACACCGTTTGATTCAATCGATAAACATCTATGCAAAAATTTGGAGCACACACATAAACAGATATAAACAAACAACGAACGGAAAACAGAAAGAAATACATagaaatcataatttttttatcaaatcaataatgatTCAAGAGTTGAATCATACCTCTGAAATTCGAGGAACCCTCGACTCATCTTTAGAGAGGAGTTAAGCGTCGTCTTTGAATGAAGAAGAGAGATATATGGGTGagaaagatattttatttgattaaaagtCTACCAAAATCTTTGGGGTGAATAGAAGacaatttttgagtttttataGTTGTACCTAGAGTTTTAAGGTTTGTAAATAAAGAATTATATTAGAATCATTGTAAATCTATGAAAATATTGGATACCAAtagatttttatagatttttaaaaagttaagaTTGAATACCACTAGATTTTTTAAGACTCTAGAAAAATCTAAtttgaataccactaaacttttatagagtttataAAAGTCTATGTTCAATACCTCTATACTTTTAAACTCTACAgaagtcaataaaagtaattaaatttccaAGATTGAATACACCCCTCCTACTGTTAgcgaaaattcgatatttttttccttaaatttcctttgaatatatgtttaaaaatgaTAGTTTGTTTTTACTTAAAGTATATTAATTGAGTTActtattattaaaataccaatataaatatatatagatgcAATAATCTGTCTAATTGAGTCAAAATTGTAAAACCCTCGAGTATTACCctaacataatataatatactaGCGATTCGTGCTTATACATttagaataattattaaaatataataattttttattttcaaattaattatttctctattttattttattaaaaggtGATATAgttatctaaaaatttaaatatatagataaagatataattgaatttgaaaatggGTTAGTTCTAGGTCTGATCTTACACCTCATGACCTGACAAAATTCATTCGATAGGAAAATCAATGACCGTATCCAACCCAATACATATTTAGCGTAGGGGTGGGCATTCGATCCAACCTAAATCCAAACAGGTAAAAaagtaatttatttaaaattttcttattttaatttatatagaatataataaatttaattaaaataaaattgtgtaattttAGTTATATTTTGGGTGATGATGCTAATATACTGACattttagtattatttttttgtttgatttgttttaattaactagaaacaataaaattagtttaataaattattacatttttttttaaaaagcggGTAACAGTATATATGTGCCACCCCATGCAATCAATGTACCCAAACCTGTCCCAAATAAGATGTATgtatcttatgagacggtctcacgaatctttatccgtaagacgggtcaactctaccgatattcataataagaagtaatactcttaacataaaaattaatattttttcatggatgtttcaaataagagatctgtctcacaaaataagactcgtgagaccgtctcacacaagtttttgtccccAAATAAGACAGACTAAAAGTATAAACGAATCGAATTGAGCCAACAAAACAAATCCATAAATGTTATGTTTCCATTAAAATATCACAAACACGACaaatattgaagaaaaaaaatgctATATTTAAAAGCATATAAATTGTCCACGATTATAAAAAACCTCATCGACATTAtacatacaattttttttaaattttttttaatgatatagatattaataaaatatagtgATCAAGCATTCATGATTGTTAGCCAAATATGCTAATTACAAATGAACTCGTAAAGATAAACAATAACTAAAACAAATGTGTTGTTTACAGTATGATTATTGTGCAAAGgaaacaaaaccaaaccgatGCCTGTAGCGTGtacaattttcttaaaataaattcgTCCCCTCCAGTATGTGCTTTGAGGATcgtcttggacgtctgtttcccaggatacaacggaacaaccagcagtgacttagcacgaggcACTACTACGACGAACTGAAAACGTatctttactttatcaccgagatttaacggaggccaaatggaaagctgacaatatgaaatgcaagagagtgcttgaaagagataaaattttcatgcatttgaaatgaggaaatgaacccatTATTTATGagccccaaaatgcacaccaagagtcatgcaagattaattaactcgattaatcttcccattaactcaatGTATGCATATAGCCGGCACTAGTTTTTCCCATCCTGGAACATCTTCTAAGAAGTGAAGCAGCCATTCAGCCTCTTCAGCACACTTGTCAAGAGATATAAACTCGGATTCCATCGTGGATCTGGCTATTACAATTTGTTTAGAAGATTTTCACGTAATTGTTGCACctcctaaagtgaatacaaatccacttgtagattttgaatctttcatatcagatatccaatttgcatcactgtatccttcaataacagCAGGATATCTGGTATAGTGCAGCCCATGATCACGAGTGTACCTTAAGTATCTTAACAATCTGATTATAACTTTCCAGTGTTCAACTCCTGGATTACTCGTGAATCTACTCAATTTGCTTACTGCATATGccatgtctggtcttgtacaactcattaagtacatcagacttccaatgcctcgagagtattctaattgagacatactctcacctcgattctttgatagatgCTGACTGATATCTATCGGGGTTCTAGCCAATACAGAGTcatcattattgaatttctcaagtattttgtcaacataatTACACAACCAACTACCAGATGAGCTAAGCCAAGGAATCGTTTCTTATTGTAAGATGATGTCAACCCAGATTTCGTCGTTATCTCTATAGCACGATTAATCTCAGCCTTACATCGTGCCCACGATCTATAATGAATCGTCGTATTCTTTTCTCCAAGGACATTGACAACATATCTCTCAAAACAATCTCATGTACCTCTTATAGTCTTTCAAACGGCTCCTCCCTCTCTTCATGTACTATGACTAATGTCTCATTACCACCAACTGTTTCTGTACCTCTATCTTTTACTGTTGTATCCACCACCTCCTATACTCTCTCAGCCCTCTCTAACGACATTTTCCTCTCAAATGACTCTTCCCCCTCTTCATGTATTGTAAAAAATGTCTCATCAACAACAGTTGTATTTGCACCTCTATCTCTCAATGTCGTATCCACATCTTCATCTATTCTCTCAGCCCTTTCAAATGGCCCCCCTTTTCATGTACTCTAAACGACGTCtcgatttgataaaaaaaaatttgttaccAAATTAAACATATACAATATAGACTGCAACAATattggtaaaatattttaagccAAACATATAGTTAAAAATTATACCAATATTGGAAAAACTTACCACTGACAACAGTCTCCACCGGCAGTCTCCCCATCATATGTTTTAAGATCGATATATCTGTCTGGATGTGTCTCAGTACATCCATGATATGTGAAAATCCATCGGCTT comes from Primulina huaijiensis isolate GDHJ02 chromosome 2, ASM1229523v2, whole genome shotgun sequence and encodes:
- the LOC140971892 gene encoding fructokinase-like, translating into MAPVSSSNLIVSFGEMLIDFVPTVSGVSLAEAPGFLKAPGGAPANVAIAVSRLGGKAAFVGKLGDDEFGHMLAGILKENGVSADGVNFDKGARTALAFVTLRADGEREFMFYRNPSADMLLNPDELNLDLIRSVSVCVFFLFFVWIVMESRGEHA